In a genomic window of Nocardiopsis mwathae:
- a CDS encoding UDP-N-acetylmuramoyl-L-alanyl-D-glutamate--2,6-diaminopimelate ligase yields MRPDQNRLRPLSDLVRLLGPGVLAGPADHEPVGGGAQPDVTETTITGITHDSRSVRPGDIYAALPGLTRHGADFAAQAAASGAAAILTDPSGAERAAQTGLPVLSVTDPRTRLGEVSAWVYGNAAEELLLIGTTGTSGKTTVTYLVESGLRAAGRHTGLVGTVEMRVGDERVDSSLTTPEATDLHGLFAVMRENGVTAAAMEVSSHALAMGRVGGTAYDVAIFTNLSQDHLDFHADLRDYFDTKARLFTPEYAKVAVVNRDDKFGRALIDMVGARGAIPVTTFSSEGDPEADWRALDVRLSADGSTFRLVGPGGMEADAAVRLPGPFNVSNAMAAIVGLVEAGVPMHTAVEGVAAASGVPGRMEPVDEGQDFTALVDYSHKPGAIEAVLGSLREITDGRLTMVVGCGGDRDRAKRPLMGEAAARLADAVVFTDDNPRSEDPITIVHSMLEGVAKVPEDQRARITVEPDRATAIETAVRRARPGDVVVVAGKGHERGQYVRGEVLPFDDREVLRDALRRLAHD; encoded by the coding sequence ATGCGACCTGACCAGAATCGACTCCGCCCGCTGTCCGACCTCGTCCGCCTGCTCGGGCCGGGCGTGCTCGCCGGACCCGCCGACCATGAGCCGGTCGGCGGCGGAGCCCAGCCCGATGTGACCGAGACGACGATCACCGGGATCACCCATGACTCGCGCAGTGTGCGGCCCGGCGACATCTACGCCGCCCTGCCCGGCCTGACCCGGCACGGCGCCGACTTCGCCGCGCAGGCCGCTGCGTCCGGCGCCGCCGCGATCCTCACCGACCCCTCCGGCGCCGAGCGTGCCGCGCAGACCGGGCTTCCCGTCCTGTCCGTCACCGATCCGCGCACCCGCCTGGGAGAGGTGTCCGCCTGGGTGTACGGCAACGCCGCCGAGGAGCTCCTGCTCATCGGGACGACCGGCACCAGCGGCAAGACCACCGTCACCTACCTCGTGGAGTCCGGGCTGCGCGCCGCCGGGCGTCACACCGGCCTCGTCGGCACCGTCGAGATGCGGGTGGGCGACGAGCGCGTCGACTCCTCGCTGACCACCCCGGAAGCCACCGACCTGCATGGCCTGTTCGCCGTGATGCGGGAGAACGGCGTCACCGCCGCCGCGATGGAGGTTTCCAGCCACGCCCTGGCGATGGGCCGCGTCGGCGGCACCGCCTACGACGTGGCGATCTTCACCAACCTCTCCCAGGACCACCTGGACTTCCACGCCGACCTGCGCGACTACTTCGACACCAAGGCGCGGCTGTTCACCCCCGAGTACGCCAAGGTCGCCGTGGTCAACCGGGACGACAAGTTCGGCCGCGCCCTCATCGACATGGTCGGAGCCCGCGGTGCGATCCCGGTCACCACCTTCTCCTCCGAGGGCGATCCCGAGGCCGACTGGCGCGCGCTCGACGTGCGGCTGTCCGCCGACGGCAGCACCTTCCGCCTGGTCGGACCCGGCGGGATGGAGGCCGACGCCGCGGTTCGGCTGCCCGGCCCGTTCAACGTGTCCAACGCCATGGCCGCCATCGTCGGCCTCGTCGAGGCCGGGGTCCCGATGCACACCGCGGTCGAAGGGGTGGCCGCGGCATCGGGCGTTCCCGGGCGCATGGAACCCGTCGACGAGGGCCAGGACTTCACCGCCCTGGTCGACTACTCGCACAAGCCCGGCGCGATCGAGGCCGTGCTCGGCTCGCTGCGGGAGATCACCGACGGCCGCCTCACCATGGTCGTGGGCTGCGGCGGCGACCGCGACCGGGCCAAGCGCCCGCTGATGGGCGAGGCCGCCGCCCGGCTCGCCGACGCCGTCGTCTTCACCGACGACAACCCCCGCAGTGAGGATCCGATCACGATCGTGCACAGCATGCTGGAGGGCGTCGCCAAGGTGCCCGAGGACCAGCGCGCCCGCATCACGGTCGAGCCCGACCGGGCCACTGCCATCGAGACCGCGGTCCGCCGGGCCCGGCCGGGCGACGTCGTCGTCGTCGCGGGCAAGGGCCACGAGCGCGGCCAGTACGTCCGCGGCGAGGTGCTGCCCTTCGACGACCGGGAGGTGCTGCGCGACGCCCTGCGTCGGCTGGCACACGACTGA
- the rsmH gene encoding 16S rRNA (cytosine(1402)-N(4))-methyltransferase RsmH: protein MGDTVGDASGDAAAAHVPVMLDRIVELLSPALERPGAVFVDGTLGLGGHSEAMLTAHPGLRLVGVDRDTTALDRSRRRLAPFAGRVDFAHAEYDDIPRVLDDLGITEVQGVLLDLGVSSPQLDEAERGFAYSYDAPLDMRMDRTQELTAADVVNTYSAAELARILRDYGEERFAARIAHTIVRERIRHRIDSTRLLADLVRESIPAATRRTGGNPAKRTFQALRIEVNAELAILERTLPAAIGRLAVGGRIAVLSYHSLEDRLTKRALAALATDTTPPDLPVPLPDAQPELRLLTRGAEQPSADESEGNPRAASARLRAAERVRAARGRVGRRTHP, encoded by the coding sequence ATGGGGGACACGGTGGGAGACGCATCGGGAGACGCCGCGGCGGCACACGTTCCGGTCATGCTCGACCGGATCGTCGAGCTGCTCTCCCCGGCGCTGGAGCGCCCGGGGGCGGTATTCGTCGACGGCACACTCGGCCTCGGCGGCCACTCCGAGGCGATGCTCACCGCCCACCCCGGGCTGCGTCTGGTCGGCGTCGACCGCGACACCACCGCCCTGGACCGCAGCCGCCGGCGGCTCGCCCCGTTCGCCGGCCGCGTGGACTTCGCCCACGCCGAGTACGACGACATCCCCCGCGTCCTCGATGACCTCGGCATCACCGAGGTCCAGGGCGTCCTGCTGGACCTCGGGGTCTCCTCACCCCAGCTCGACGAGGCCGAGCGCGGCTTCGCCTACTCCTACGACGCCCCGCTCGACATGCGGATGGACCGCACCCAGGAGCTCACCGCGGCCGACGTCGTCAACACCTACTCCGCCGCCGAACTCGCCCGCATCCTCCGCGACTACGGCGAGGAGCGCTTCGCCGCGCGCATCGCCCACACCATCGTGCGTGAACGCATCCGGCACCGTATCGACTCCACCCGGCTGCTGGCCGACCTCGTACGCGAGTCCATCCCCGCCGCCACCCGCCGCACCGGCGGCAACCCGGCCAAGCGCACCTTCCAGGCGCTGCGCATCGAGGTCAACGCCGAGCTGGCGATCCTGGAGCGCACCCTGCCCGCCGCCATCGGGCGGCTGGCCGTGGGCGGGCGGATCGCCGTGCTGTCCTACCACTCCCTGGAGGACCGGCTCACCAAGCGCGCCCTGGCCGCTCTCGCCACCGACACCACCCCGCCCGACCTGCCCGTCCCGCTCCCCGACGCCCAGCCCGAACTACGACTCCTCACCCGCGGCGCCGAGCAGCCCTCCGCGGACGAGAGCGAAGGCAACCCCCGCGCCGCCTCGGCCCGGCTCCGGGCCGCCGAGCGGGTCAGAGCGGCACGGGGCCGAGTGGGGAGGCGAACACATCCATGA
- the mraZ gene encoding division/cell wall cluster transcriptional repressor MraZ, which produces MFLGTHAPRLDTKGRLFLPAKYRDELSGGLVITKGQERCLYVFPMAEFERITEALRAAPVTAKAVRDYSRVFFASASDEVPDRQGRITIPPHLRGYAGLDRDCVVIGANTRLEIWDARAWADYEADQEQVFADLAEEVLPGV; this is translated from the coding sequence GTGTTCCTCGGCACCCACGCACCCCGCCTCGACACGAAGGGGCGCTTGTTCCTTCCGGCGAAGTACCGCGACGAACTGTCGGGGGGACTGGTGATCACGAAGGGTCAGGAGCGCTGCCTCTACGTCTTTCCGATGGCGGAGTTCGAGCGCATCACCGAGGCCCTGCGCGCGGCGCCGGTCACCGCCAAGGCGGTTCGCGACTACAGCCGCGTCTTCTTCGCCAGCGCGTCCGATGAGGTCCCCGACCGGCAGGGCCGGATCACCATCCCGCCCCACCTGCGGGGCTACGCGGGCCTGGACCGCGACTGCGTCGTCATCGGAGCCAACACGCGCCTGGAGATCTGGGACGCGCGGGCCTGGGCCGATTACGAGGCCGACCAGGAGCAGGTGTTCGCGGATCTGGCGGAGGAGGTGTTGCCGGGGGTGTGA
- a CDS encoding AAA family ATPase, with protein MSLDARYDTNGFDGRPSHTGGVLVVADQIRRAVETVIEGKPEVVRMALTVLLAEGHLLIEDIPGVGKTMLAKALGRAVDCSVQRVQFTPDLLPSDITGVSVYHQERHEFEFNPGPVFANIVLGDEINRASPKTQSALLECMEEMQVSVDGETRRLERPFMVIATQNPTDMEGTYPLPEAQRDRFMARISVGYPTPQAELDMIDTHGALSPLDGLAPVADTAEIRAMVAHVQTIHVAPGIRRYAVDLVSATRTAPELRLGASPRATLHLIRAARAYAALEGRAYVVPDDVQALAVPVLAHRLLLAPEAHMERRTTEHIVSDLVARLPIPGPR; from the coding sequence GTGTCGCTCGACGCTCGATACGACACGAACGGGTTCGACGGCCGTCCCTCCCACACCGGCGGCGTCCTGGTCGTCGCCGACCAGATCCGGCGTGCGGTGGAGACGGTCATCGAGGGCAAGCCCGAGGTGGTGCGGATGGCCCTGACCGTCCTGCTGGCCGAGGGCCACCTGCTCATCGAGGACATCCCCGGTGTCGGCAAGACCATGCTCGCCAAGGCGCTCGGCCGGGCCGTGGACTGCTCGGTGCAACGGGTCCAGTTCACCCCCGACCTGCTGCCCAGCGACATCACCGGGGTCAGCGTCTACCACCAGGAGCGTCACGAGTTCGAGTTCAACCCCGGCCCGGTCTTCGCCAACATCGTGCTGGGCGACGAGATCAACCGGGCCTCCCCCAAGACCCAGTCGGCGCTGCTGGAATGCATGGAGGAGATGCAGGTCAGCGTGGACGGCGAGACGCGTCGGCTGGAGCGCCCGTTCATGGTGATCGCGACCCAGAACCCGACCGACATGGAGGGCACCTACCCGCTGCCCGAGGCACAGCGGGACCGCTTCATGGCGCGGATCTCCGTGGGGTACCCGACCCCGCAGGCCGAGCTGGACATGATCGACACCCACGGGGCGCTCTCCCCCCTGGACGGCCTCGCCCCGGTCGCCGACACCGCCGAGATCCGGGCCATGGTCGCCCACGTGCAGACCATCCACGTCGCCCCCGGCATCCGCCGCTACGCCGTCGACCTGGTGTCGGCCACGCGGACCGCCCCCGAACTGCGCCTGGGCGCCTCGCCCCGGGCCACCCTGCACCTGATCCGGGCGGCACGCGCGTACGCGGCATTGGAGGGGCGCGCCTACGTCGTCCCCGACGACGTCCAGGCGCTCGCCGTGCCCGTGCTCGCCCACCGGCTACTGCTCGCCCCCGAAGCCCACATGGAGCGCCGCACGACCGAGCACATCGTCTCCGACCTCGTCGCCCGGCTACCGATCCCCGGCCCCCGCTAG
- the mraY gene encoding phospho-N-acetylmuramoyl-pentapeptide-transferase: MALMPMVIRILYRFKFGQEVRDDGPEGHKTKQGTPTMGGIVIILGAVIGYFGSHLALMTRPTVSGLLVMFLFVGMGCVGFLDDFIKIYKRRSLGLRSGAKMLGQTVVGVGFAIGVTQFPNGYGYTPASPQLSFLRDFGPPLMLGVFVIWALFLIVGFSNAVNLTDGLDGLATGATILSLVAYVIIGNWQLRQSCVQALEPSCYPVRDPLDLAVVAAAALGGCIGFLWYNAPPAKIFMGDTGSLALGGLIVGLAITTRTQLLLLIIGGLFVLITLSVMIQITSFRLTGKRVFRMAPLQHHFELKGWAETTIVIRFWIIQGLFVGVGIGLFYLEWMPR, translated from the coding sequence ATGGCGCTCATGCCGATGGTGATCCGGATCCTGTACCGGTTCAAGTTCGGCCAGGAGGTGCGCGACGACGGCCCCGAAGGCCACAAGACCAAGCAGGGCACGCCCACGATGGGCGGCATCGTCATCATCCTCGGCGCGGTCATCGGCTACTTCGGTTCGCACCTGGCGCTGATGACCCGGCCGACGGTGTCCGGGCTGCTGGTGATGTTCCTCTTCGTCGGCATGGGCTGCGTCGGCTTCCTCGACGACTTCATCAAGATCTACAAGCGCCGCAGCCTGGGCCTGCGCAGCGGCGCGAAGATGCTCGGCCAGACCGTCGTGGGCGTCGGCTTCGCCATCGGCGTCACCCAGTTCCCCAACGGCTACGGCTACACGCCGGCGTCCCCGCAGCTGTCCTTCCTGCGCGACTTCGGACCGCCGCTGATGCTCGGCGTGTTCGTGATCTGGGCGCTGTTCCTCATCGTCGGCTTCTCCAACGCGGTGAACCTCACCGACGGGCTCGACGGCCTGGCCACCGGCGCGACGATCCTCTCCCTGGTCGCCTACGTCATCATCGGCAACTGGCAGCTGCGGCAGAGCTGCGTCCAGGCGCTCGAACCCAGCTGCTACCCGGTGCGCGACCCGCTCGACCTCGCGGTCGTCGCGGCGGCGGCCCTCGGCGGGTGTATCGGCTTCCTCTGGTACAACGCGCCGCCGGCCAAGATCTTCATGGGCGACACCGGCTCACTGGCGCTGGGCGGCCTCATCGTCGGCCTCGCCATCACCACCCGCACCCAGCTGCTGCTGCTCATCATCGGCGGCCTGTTCGTGCTCATCACCCTGTCGGTGATGATCCAGATCACCTCGTTCCGGCTCACCGGAAAACGGGTGTTCCGGATGGCGCCACTGCAGCACCACTTCGAACTCAAGGGCTGGGCCGAGACGACCATCGTCATCCGGTTCTGGATCATCCAGGGCCTGTTCGTCGGGGTCGGCATCGGCCTGTTCTACCTGGAATGGATGCCGAGATAA
- a CDS encoding DUF58 domain-containing protein: MRAFTFRGLSLLCAGAALLAAGLIIGQRDVVGLGVLVVAVPLLSLAALAGSPRRLTHTRALQPERVPAGSDARVLIRVANTSPSRGVAGLTAEDTLPNLPDDAPRFDVGLLRPREVRDLSYRIRPPVRGGYPVGPLRVAVDDPLGCVRLRRTLGTHVPLLVTPPVVALPRAWPMGGAADAGESSTRFVTGVGEDDQVPRAYRHGDDLRRVHWRSTARAGELMVRREEHRLGDHSAVLLDMRHGAHAGEGADSSLEAAVSAAASIALHLIGRRQELRLLTDEREVPGGGGERVLDALALTPSSRAARLGRGIDLAAGSPVAGTGLCVAVLGALADTDLAALARLGSAHSHRRVAVLCTAAAWPSPGDLDAAAAALSRTGWLVYRIDTADDLLDTALPARAGWGGATR; encoded by the coding sequence GTGCGTGCCTTCACCTTCCGCGGCCTGTCCCTCCTGTGCGCCGGTGCGGCCCTGCTGGCCGCCGGGCTCATCATCGGCCAACGCGACGTGGTCGGCCTGGGGGTACTGGTAGTCGCCGTTCCGCTGCTGTCGCTTGCCGCACTGGCCGGATCACCGCGGCGGCTCACGCACACCCGCGCCCTGCAGCCCGAACGCGTCCCGGCCGGAAGCGACGCGCGGGTCCTCATCCGCGTGGCGAACACGTCGCCCTCGCGGGGGGTCGCCGGGCTGACGGCCGAGGACACCCTGCCCAACCTCCCCGACGACGCGCCCCGCTTCGATGTCGGCCTCCTGCGGCCGCGGGAGGTCCGCGACCTCTCCTACCGGATCCGGCCGCCGGTGCGCGGCGGCTACCCCGTCGGCCCGCTGCGGGTGGCCGTGGACGACCCGCTGGGCTGCGTGCGGCTGCGGCGCACACTGGGCACCCACGTCCCGCTGCTGGTGACCCCGCCGGTGGTGGCCCTGCCGAGGGCGTGGCCGATGGGCGGGGCCGCCGACGCCGGAGAGAGCAGCACCCGGTTCGTCACCGGGGTCGGCGAGGACGACCAGGTGCCGCGCGCCTACCGGCACGGCGACGACCTGCGCCGGGTGCACTGGCGCAGCACCGCGCGAGCCGGCGAGCTCATGGTGCGCCGCGAGGAGCACCGGCTCGGCGACCACAGCGCGGTCCTGCTCGACATGCGGCACGGCGCGCACGCGGGCGAAGGCGCGGACTCCTCACTGGAGGCGGCGGTCAGCGCCGCCGCATCCATCGCCCTGCACCTGATCGGCCGCCGCCAGGAACTGCGGCTGCTCACCGACGAGCGGGAGGTCCCCGGCGGGGGCGGAGAGCGGGTGCTGGACGCGCTCGCCCTGACACCCTCCTCGCGGGCGGCCCGGCTGGGCCGCGGCATCGACCTGGCCGCCGGATCGCCGGTGGCGGGCACCGGCCTGTGCGTCGCGGTGCTCGGCGCCCTCGCCGACACCGACCTCGCCGCGCTCGCCCGCCTGGGCTCCGCGCACAGCCACCGCCGTGTCGCCGTCCTCTGCACGGCGGCGGCCTGGCCCTCTCCCGGCGACCTCGACGCCGCCGCAGCCGCGCTCTCCCGCACCGGCTGGCTGGTGTACCGGATCGACACCGCCGACGACCTCCTCGACACCGCGCTACCCGCCCGGGCCGGGTGGGGAGGTGCGACGCGGTGA
- a CDS encoding penicillin-binding transpeptidase domain-containing protein produces MSPSRDGRSRDPRRPASSGRSGRGSAAKDGRQERPRASGGGEPQRRRTRRSPAGSGPARPGAAARPRGDGGPSGPAPPPRRRFRLVNPQRRIKLSLVMMVVIMLVFAGRLIQIQGIEAERYAAAAEQQRRTTIDIPTTRGAITDINGNPFAMSVESRLVFVDPTEIRADQRGELIGELSERFGLDTDAVAAKVDATPSRYQVIEQNVPPQEWKDLAAHGFQGLGAMVDYKRIYPDETGAADLIGFTNAEGQGAEGLEAVLDTTLAGEAGRQQVDLAASGTQIPMAGGLAKDPVPGKDARLTLDQDVQWHAEQAIAERSEELEADGGSVIVMRPDGEIVAMADYPTYSPQDIDSSTAEERSNGAVAEAFEPGSTNKVITAAGALEEGLTTPDTVYTVPYSIQRYDRTFKDDHFHETERMTLNGIIAKSSNVGTIQVGEQLGKDRLYTYLGKFGIGQPTGLDLPGENAGILTDPDDWWGTQLPSISFGQGLSVNAVQMASVYATVANDGVRVEPHVLAGTVDEDGEFTPAPDAKKERVISKETADELKLMLEAVTGEDGTAEKARIPGYRVAGKTGTANRVDPETGSYKGGGHTSSFVGFAPADDPQLIVQVVLHNPKKEYYAGKAAAPVFTDVMTFALKSLKIDSTGTDAPNIRLMENE; encoded by the coding sequence GTGAGTCCGTCGCGCGACGGGCGGTCTCGCGACCCCCGCCGTCCCGCCTCCTCGGGGCGGTCCGGCCGCGGGTCCGCCGCCAAGGACGGTCGCCAGGAGCGCCCACGCGCCTCCGGTGGCGGCGAGCCGCAGCGCCGCCGGACCCGCCGGAGCCCTGCCGGTTCCGGCCCGGCTCGGCCCGGGGCGGCAGCGCGCCCCCGCGGCGACGGCGGGCCCTCGGGCCCCGCCCCGCCCCCGCGCCGCCGCTTCCGCCTCGTCAACCCGCAGCGGCGGATCAAGCTCTCACTGGTCATGATGGTCGTGATCATGCTGGTGTTCGCCGGTCGGCTGATCCAGATCCAGGGCATCGAGGCCGAGAGGTATGCCGCTGCCGCCGAGCAGCAGCGGCGGACCACCATCGACATCCCGACCACCCGCGGTGCGATCACCGACATCAACGGCAACCCGTTCGCGATGTCGGTCGAGTCCCGCCTCGTGTTCGTCGACCCCACCGAGATCCGCGCCGACCAGCGCGGCGAACTCATCGGCGAACTCTCCGAGCGCTTCGGTCTGGACACCGACGCCGTCGCCGCCAAGGTCGACGCCACCCCCAGCCGCTACCAGGTGATCGAGCAGAACGTGCCCCCCCAGGAGTGGAAGGACCTGGCCGCGCACGGCTTCCAGGGCCTGGGCGCCATGGTCGACTACAAGCGGATCTACCCGGACGAGACCGGCGCCGCCGATCTGATCGGCTTCACCAACGCCGAGGGCCAGGGCGCCGAGGGGCTGGAGGCCGTGCTGGACACCACGCTGGCCGGGGAGGCCGGGCGCCAGCAGGTCGACCTCGCCGCCTCCGGCACCCAGATCCCCATGGCCGGGGGGCTGGCCAAGGACCCGGTGCCCGGCAAGGACGCGCGGCTCACCCTCGACCAGGACGTGCAGTGGCACGCCGAGCAGGCCATCGCCGAACGCTCCGAGGAGCTGGAGGCCGACGGCGGCAGCGTGATCGTCATGCGCCCCGACGGGGAGATCGTGGCGATGGCCGACTACCCCACCTACTCACCGCAGGACATCGACTCCTCCACCGCCGAGGAGCGCTCCAACGGCGCGGTGGCGGAGGCGTTCGAGCCCGGCAGTACCAACAAGGTCATCACCGCGGCCGGGGCCCTGGAGGAGGGGCTCACCACGCCCGACACGGTCTACACCGTCCCCTACTCCATCCAGCGCTACGACCGCACCTTCAAGGACGACCACTTTCACGAGACCGAGCGGATGACGCTCAACGGGATCATCGCCAAGTCCAGCAACGTCGGCACCATCCAGGTCGGCGAGCAGCTGGGCAAGGACCGCCTCTACACCTACCTGGGCAAGTTCGGGATCGGCCAGCCCACCGGGCTGGACCTGCCCGGCGAGAACGCCGGGATCCTGACCGACCCCGACGACTGGTGGGGCACCCAGCTCCCGTCGATCTCGTTCGGACAGGGCCTGTCGGTCAACGCCGTGCAGATGGCTAGCGTGTACGCGACCGTCGCCAACGACGGAGTGCGGGTCGAACCGCACGTACTCGCCGGGACCGTCGACGAGGACGGCGAGTTCACCCCGGCCCCCGACGCCAAGAAGGAGCGCGTCATCAGCAAGGAGACCGCCGACGAGCTCAAGCTCATGCTGGAGGCGGTCACCGGTGAGGACGGCACCGCCGAGAAGGCCCGGATCCCCGGCTACCGGGTGGCCGGGAAGACCGGCACCGCCAACCGGGTCGATCCGGAGACCGGCTCCTACAAGGGCGGTGGCCACACCTCCTCGTTCGTCGGCTTCGCCCCCGCCGACGACCCGCAGCTCATCGTCCAGGTGGTGCTGCACAACCCGAAGAAGGAGTACTACGCCGGCAAGGCGGCCGCGCCGGTCTTCACCGACGTGATGACGTTCGCGCTGAAGTCCCTGAAGATCGATTCGACCGGCACCGACGCGCCCAACATCCGCCTCATGGAGAACGAGTGA
- a CDS encoding UDP-N-acetylmuramoyl-tripeptide--D-alanyl-D-alanine ligase, translated as MIALTLDRIAEITQSRLSGSARAAEIVNGPVVIDSRQARSGSLFVAFTGEHVDGHDYARAAVEAGAVAVLASRPVDAPHLLVDGGDEGVQAALGRLARAVAHELADTDIISVTGSSGKTTTKDLMAQVLAHSGATLATQGSFNNEIGHPLTVLRAEEATRYMVLEVGARGTGHIAYLCSLAPPRIGVVLNVGSAHLGEFGSRGAIAQAKGELVEALPAAADGGLAVLNADDDAVIGMADRTKARVVTYGTSAGADVRATDVELDALGRAAFTLEVGGRTAPVRLALVGTHQVHNALAVAAVAAEAGMGVDAIAAALGQADPVSRWRMEVDELDGGITVVNDAYNANPESMAAALRTLGRLGENRRSFAVLGQMAELGAERHRAEHEAVGRLAAEAGAAGIIVVGDEAAPIADGAHSVQGWPGETVRVPDAAAATSALRERLRAGDVVMLKGSRVAGLERVAELLKSGGDAK; from the coding sequence TTGATCGCGCTGACGCTCGATCGGATCGCTGAGATCACCCAATCCCGGTTAAGCGGATCGGCGCGTGCAGCGGAGATCGTCAACGGCCCGGTCGTGATCGACTCGCGGCAGGCCCGGTCCGGCTCGCTGTTCGTCGCCTTCACCGGCGAACACGTCGACGGCCACGACTACGCCCGCGCCGCCGTCGAGGCGGGAGCGGTGGCGGTCCTGGCGTCCCGGCCGGTCGACGCCCCGCACCTGCTGGTCGACGGAGGCGACGAGGGGGTCCAGGCCGCCCTGGGACGCCTCGCGCGGGCCGTCGCCCACGAGCTGGCCGACACCGACATCATCAGCGTCACCGGATCGTCCGGCAAGACCACCACCAAGGACCTGATGGCCCAGGTGCTGGCGCACAGCGGGGCCACGCTGGCCACCCAGGGTTCGTTCAACAACGAGATCGGCCACCCGCTGACCGTGCTGCGCGCCGAAGAGGCGACCCGCTACATGGTCCTGGAGGTCGGGGCGCGCGGCACCGGGCACATCGCCTACCTGTGCTCGCTGGCCCCGCCGCGCATCGGCGTGGTGCTCAACGTGGGCAGCGCCCACCTGGGCGAGTTCGGGAGCCGCGGGGCCATCGCCCAGGCCAAGGGCGAGCTGGTCGAGGCGCTGCCCGCGGCGGCCGACGGCGGGCTCGCGGTGCTCAACGCCGACGACGACGCCGTGATCGGCATGGCCGACCGCACCAAGGCGCGCGTGGTCACCTACGGGACCTCCGCCGGCGCCGACGTGCGGGCCACGGACGTCGAGCTCGACGCCCTGGGCCGGGCCGCGTTCACCCTGGAGGTCGGCGGCCGCACCGCACCGGTGCGCCTCGCACTGGTGGGTACCCACCAGGTGCACAACGCGCTGGCCGTCGCAGCCGTCGCCGCGGAGGCGGGGATGGGCGTCGACGCCATCGCCGCCGCGCTGGGCCAGGCCGACCCGGTCAGCAGGTGGCGCATGGAGGTCGACGAGCTGGACGGCGGTATCACGGTCGTCAACGACGCCTACAACGCCAACCCCGAGTCCATGGCCGCGGCGCTGCGGACGCTCGGCAGGCTCGGGGAGAACCGGCGGTCGTTCGCCGTCCTCGGGCAGATGGCCGAACTGGGAGCGGAGCGGCACCGCGCCGAGCACGAAGCCGTCGGCCGCCTCGCGGCCGAAGCCGGGGCCGCCGGGATCATCGTCGTCGGGGACGAGGCCGCGCCCATCGCCGATGGTGCACACAGCGTGCAGGGGTGGCCGGGGGAGACCGTCAGGGTCCCCGACGCGGCGGCCGCCACGTCGGCGCTGCGTGAGCGCCTGCGGGCAGGAGACGTCGTCATGCTGAAGGGATCGCGCGTGGCCGGGCTGGAACGGGTCGCCGAGCTGCTCAAGTCCGGGGGGGACGCCAAGTGA